In a genomic window of Hyphomonas sp.:
- a CDS encoding isocitrate lyase: MSNRPTYSELRAEALKRYPDGVTRAGISIDDIVQLKIQNTYSTHLDIAREMAGVMRADMAAYDADHSKFTQSLGCWSGFHAQQMIKSVKRMRGTAKGTYVYLSGWMVAGLRNTWGHLPDQSMHEKTAVADLIEEIYVSLRQADEVALNDLFRELSAARESGASQDVLDEIIYRIDTFETHVVPIIADIDAGFGNEHATYLLAKELIKAGACCLQIENQVSDAKQCGHQDGKVTVPREDFIEKLRACRLAFEELGVDDGVIVARTDSLGAGLTQKVPVSQGAGDLASEYIKWLETEEISDSNPLQDGELALQKDGKLVKPVRLPNGLYRFREGTGTERVIEDCIANLTLGGADLLWIETDTPNVDIIAGMVNRIKEVVPNAKLTYNNSPSFNWTLNLRKQVRADWIAAGKISDDEYPEAELMSARFDDTDLGKEADARLQRFQYDISERAGVFHNLITLPTFHMTAFAMDELSKGYFGENKMAAYVQTIQRREIRNGVSAVKHQHEVGSDLGDTFKEMVAGERALKAGGVHNTMNQFENVD; this comes from the coding sequence ATGTCCAATCGCCCAACCTATTCTGAACTTCGCGCCGAGGCGCTCAAGCGTTATCCGGATGGCGTGACGCGTGCCGGGATCAGCATAGACGACATCGTCCAGCTGAAAATCCAGAACACTTACTCCACGCATCTCGACATCGCCCGTGAAATGGCCGGTGTGATGCGGGCCGACATGGCGGCCTATGACGCCGACCATTCCAAGTTCACCCAGTCTCTGGGCTGCTGGTCCGGCTTTCACGCGCAACAGATGATCAAGTCAGTCAAGCGCATGCGCGGCACGGCGAAGGGTACCTATGTCTACCTGTCCGGCTGGATGGTGGCCGGCCTGCGCAATACCTGGGGCCATTTGCCGGACCAGTCGATGCACGAGAAAACAGCCGTCGCTGATCTGATCGAGGAAATCTATGTCTCGCTCCGTCAGGCGGATGAAGTGGCGCTGAATGATTTGTTTCGTGAGCTGTCGGCGGCCCGCGAATCCGGCGCGAGCCAGGATGTGCTGGACGAGATCATCTACCGCATCGACACATTCGAGACGCACGTCGTTCCGATCATCGCCGACATTGATGCCGGCTTCGGCAATGAGCACGCGACCTATCTGCTGGCCAAGGAACTGATCAAGGCGGGTGCATGCTGCCTGCAGATTGAGAACCAGGTTTCCGATGCGAAACAGTGTGGACACCAGGACGGCAAGGTGACGGTTCCCCGCGAAGACTTCATCGAGAAGCTGCGCGCCTGCCGTCTGGCCTTTGAAGAACTCGGCGTGGACGATGGCGTCATCGTGGCGCGGACAGACAGCCTCGGCGCCGGCCTGACCCAGAAGGTTCCCGTGTCCCAAGGGGCAGGCGACCTTGCTTCGGAATACATCAAATGGCTGGAAACCGAGGAGATCTCCGACTCCAATCCGCTTCAGGATGGCGAACTGGCCCTGCAGAAGGACGGCAAGCTGGTCAAGCCGGTGCGTCTGCCGAACGGTCTTTATCGTTTCCGCGAAGGGACGGGCACGGAGCGTGTGATCGAGGACTGTATTGCGAACCTCACGCTGGGCGGTGCTGATCTTCTCTGGATCGAAACCGATACGCCGAATGTCGACATCATTGCCGGCATGGTGAACCGTATCAAGGAAGTCGTGCCGAATGCGAAGCTGACCTACAATAACAGCCCGAGCTTCAACTGGACCCTCAATCTGCGCAAGCAGGTGCGGGCCGACTGGATCGCGGCAGGCAAGATTTCTGATGACGAGTACCCGGAAGCCGAACTCATGTCGGCCCGGTTTGATGATACCGACCTCGGCAAGGAAGCTGACGCGCGCCTGCAACGCTTCCAGTATGACATCAGCGAACGCGCCGGCGTGTTCCATAATCTGATCACGCTGCCGACCTTCCACATGACGGCCTTCGCCATGGACGAGTTGTCGAAAGGATATTTCGGCGAGAACAAGATGGCCGCCTATGTGCAGACCATCCAGCGTCGCGAGATCCGCAATGGCGTCTCTGCCGTGAAGCACCAGCACGAAGTGGGCTCGGACCTTGGCGACACGTTCAAGGAAATGGTTGCCGGCGAGCGCGCCCTGAAGGCGGGCGGCGTCCACAATACGATGAACCAGTTCGAAAACGTCGACTGA
- a CDS encoding FadR/GntR family transcriptional regulator, with amino-acid sequence MYQNIADQIRGMISSGAYPPGNRLPGERELAEKFGVSRVIIREAEIALEALGYIEIRVGSGAYVLKPKNSREASPPAVSAFELTQFRLLFEPECAALAATAISEQDLKRLEATVERMVECADDQQAAEEADRDFHLSIARSTGNSAIEYFVEQMWQIRSQVDEVRKVYSGVCEKDASARVDEHSLILEAIRNRDPEGARAAMRQHFTRLLEALLEQSERLAIEEAMERSRANRDRFLRGLEQVNP; translated from the coding sequence ATGTACCAGAATATCGCTGACCAGATCAGAGGCATGATCTCGTCAGGAGCATATCCGCCGGGCAACAGGCTGCCGGGGGAGCGTGAACTGGCAGAAAAATTTGGGGTCAGCCGGGTTATCATCAGGGAGGCGGAAATCGCCCTGGAGGCGCTTGGATATATCGAGATCAGGGTAGGGTCAGGTGCCTATGTTCTGAAACCGAAGAACTCCCGTGAAGCAAGCCCGCCGGCCGTCAGCGCATTCGAACTGACCCAGTTTCGCCTTTTGTTTGAGCCTGAATGCGCGGCGCTTGCGGCCACGGCCATTAGTGAGCAGGATCTCAAGCGGCTGGAAGCGACAGTTGAGCGCATGGTCGAGTGCGCAGACGATCAGCAGGCGGCCGAAGAGGCTGATCGTGACTTCCACCTCTCCATCGCCCGCTCTACCGGCAATAGCGCGATCGAATACTTCGTGGAGCAGATGTGGCAGATTCGCAGCCAGGTCGATGAAGTCCGCAAAGTATATTCGGGTGTCTGCGAGAAAGACGCGTCGGCTCGTGTGGATGAGCATTCACTGATACTGGAGGCAATCCGGAACAGGGACCCGGAAGGTGCCCGTGCTGCCATGAGGCAACATTTTACCAGGCTCCTGGAAGCCCTGCTCGAACAGTCCGAACGTCTCGCTATCGAGGAAGCCATGGAGCGCTCCCGCGCCAATCGCGACCGTTTCCTGCGCGGTCTGGAGCAGGTTAACCCCTAG
- a CDS encoding TonB-dependent receptor, translating to MKFDNACLMHGNSPGARTYQRLLLTTALAGMFTILPAIAQDAASSSAEEETQLVQSGADGEAEADAVQDTVVVTGIRRTLQNSIEDKREATSITDVITSDEIGSLPALSIGEVLETIPGAGANRSRVGATEFALRGLGPFFGATAFNGREASNGSGDRSVNFSQFPSELINTVRVYKSQQANQIEGGVSGVVELETLRPLEAARRAVQVELKGNYNSIQDGIEGSDPGWRGTASYVDQFEGAGFGRLGISLGAQVNRINNPIDTYGTNTTQLACDDTVDVTVCEQVSRTDVANGTPFYLSTTSRLFRQTETDDSRDAVFAAAQWQPNDRLEFNVDGQWSLASFGEIRHDFGITEAHAFVTDRDVTDRGILRSYNGISSVDSYSAMRDREETYWGGGLNVAWQATDRLELAADFSYSDTERVDEQFQTRLRTDALDIYGNVTPVANQRIPYTYDASGGEVPTVTFDPRFDMNNHDLFSDDLIIARGDLINKNTITATRLDADYDLDMGWLSGLKAGVRVSELSYEQLNDDFRTTQTDRAVDQAVNLACRIEFPQDNFLASSDTNTIKSWAAFDPACQIREYLGENPLRLRDGSFKDTGNVDVTEDTIALYAMGEFETSLADLPFTGNFGVRVVDTEVTSVGVRSAFAVVDNGDGTIRLEETGGFESQAFAHDYTYVLPSINTTLELSDDFFLRAAIYRAMVRADPSDLGAGRDILLEAGDFTDAQSAISEVTANGSPTLDPLMAWNYDISFEYYPNRDSLFALALYYKVFEGNTIPVVKNETFTVDGVSFTVPVTVSQSTDETSEIYGLEATAQYRFTAIPESFGGLSGKVSYNYTTTDFETQDIRLGAALNAQTGEVEPAIVEPVSLNGQSDHVLSASLLYEFGPFEVQGIYKFRSEYFQKFVGGGRQNRLIRDAEVVDLRASYILTPRTRISFEALNLTDEPRLADMPISGNIQAYEGYGKSYFLGVKHRF from the coding sequence ATGAAGTTCGATAACGCCTGTCTCATGCATGGAAATTCGCCTGGTGCGCGCACTTATCAGCGCCTGCTGCTGACGACGGCCCTCGCAGGCATGTTCACGATTCTGCCAGCCATTGCCCAGGATGCAGCCTCGTCCTCTGCTGAAGAAGAGACGCAACTCGTTCAATCTGGCGCGGATGGCGAGGCGGAGGCCGACGCGGTTCAGGACACGGTCGTCGTTACCGGCATTCGCCGCACCCTGCAGAACTCGATTGAGGACAAACGTGAAGCGACATCAATTACTGACGTCATAACGTCAGATGAGATCGGAAGCCTGCCGGCCCTGTCGATCGGTGAAGTGCTGGAAACGATTCCTGGCGCAGGCGCGAACCGCAGCCGGGTCGGCGCGACCGAGTTTGCGCTTCGTGGACTGGGGCCATTCTTTGGTGCAACGGCTTTCAACGGACGTGAGGCCTCCAATGGCAGCGGCGACCGTTCGGTGAATTTCTCCCAGTTCCCATCCGAACTGATCAACACGGTGAGGGTCTACAAGTCCCAGCAGGCCAACCAGATCGAAGGCGGTGTATCGGGCGTTGTCGAGCTTGAAACCCTGCGTCCGCTGGAGGCTGCAAGACGCGCTGTCCAGGTGGAGCTGAAGGGGAATTACAACTCGATACAGGATGGTATTGAGGGCAGCGATCCCGGCTGGCGCGGTACGGCGAGCTATGTCGATCAGTTCGAAGGCGCTGGTTTTGGCAGGTTGGGTATTTCCCTGGGTGCACAGGTCAACCGGATCAACAATCCGATTGATACTTATGGAACGAATACCACCCAGTTGGCCTGTGACGATACGGTCGATGTAACAGTCTGTGAGCAAGTCTCGCGCACCGACGTCGCCAATGGAACCCCGTTCTATCTCAGCACCACGTCGCGTCTGTTCCGTCAGACCGAAACGGATGATAGCCGCGACGCTGTTTTCGCGGCCGCGCAATGGCAGCCCAATGATCGCCTGGAGTTCAATGTCGACGGGCAATGGTCGCTCGCCAGCTTTGGCGAAATCAGGCATGATTTCGGTATTACCGAAGCGCATGCCTTTGTAACCGACAGGGATGTAACGGATCGTGGAATTCTACGCTCTTATAACGGCATATCCTCCGTTGATTCCTACTCCGCAATGCGGGATCGCGAAGAGACATATTGGGGTGGCGGTCTGAATGTTGCCTGGCAGGCGACAGACAGGCTCGAACTGGCCGCAGACTTTTCCTACTCCGATACGGAACGCGTCGATGAGCAGTTCCAGACCCGTCTGAGAACCGATGCGCTCGACATTTACGGCAATGTGACGCCTGTTGCGAACCAGCGTATTCCATACACCTATGATGCCAGCGGTGGCGAAGTTCCGACTGTGACGTTCGACCCTCGCTTCGACATGAACAATCATGATCTGTTCAGCGATGACCTGATCATTGCCCGCGGCGACCTGATCAACAAGAACACGATCACGGCCACGCGGCTGGATGCCGATTATGATCTGGATATGGGCTGGCTCAGCGGCCTGAAAGCGGGCGTGCGCGTGTCTGAGCTCAGCTACGAGCAGCTGAATGATGATTTCAGGACAACACAGACCGACCGTGCCGTCGATCAGGCGGTCAACCTGGCCTGCCGGATCGAGTTCCCGCAGGATAATTTCCTCGCATCATCCGACACCAATACGATCAAGAGCTGGGCGGCGTTCGACCCGGCATGCCAGATCCGCGAATATCTCGGTGAAAATCCGCTGCGTCTGCGTGACGGCAGTTTCAAGGACACCGGAAACGTCGATGTCACCGAAGACACAATTGCGCTCTATGCGATGGGGGAATTCGAGACATCGCTCGCTGACTTGCCATTTACCGGCAACTTCGGTGTGCGCGTCGTCGACACGGAAGTGACCTCCGTCGGCGTGCGCAGCGCCTTCGCAGTTGTAGACAATGGTGACGGGACAATTCGTCTTGAGGAAACTGGTGGTTTCGAGTCCCAGGCATTCGCGCATGATTACACGTATGTGCTTCCAAGCATAAATACTACGCTGGAGCTCAGCGATGATTTCTTCTTGCGGGCGGCGATTTACAGGGCGATGGTCCGCGCTGACCCAAGTGATCTTGGGGCTGGCCGGGATATTCTCCTGGAGGCCGGTGACTTTACGGATGCTCAGTCTGCCATTTCCGAAGTGACGGCCAATGGCAGCCCGACGCTCGATCCGCTGATGGCGTGGAACTACGATATTTCATTCGAATACTATCCCAACCGGGATTCGCTGTTCGCTCTGGCCTTGTACTACAAGGTGTTTGAAGGAAACACGATTCCCGTCGTTAAGAACGAGACGTTCACCGTGGATGGTGTCTCCTTCACCGTCCCCGTGACAGTTTCGCAAAGCACGGATGAAACGAGCGAGATTTACGGTCTCGAAGCCACGGCTCAGTACCGGTTCACCGCCATACCTGAATCCTTTGGCGGACTCAGCGGCAAGGTCAGCTACAACTACACGACCACTGACTTTGAAACCCAGGACATCCGGCTCGGTGCCGCCCTGAACGCCCAGACCGGCGAGGTCGAGCCGGCAATCGTCGAGCCTGTCAGCCTGAATGGCCAGTCCGACCACGTCCTGTCTGCCTCTCTGCTTTACGAGTTCGGGCCGTTCGAAGTGCAGGGCATCTACAAGTTTCGTTCCGAGTACTTCCAGAAATTTGTCGGGGGCGGTCGGCAAAACCGCCTGATACGGGATGCTGAAGTGGTCGACCTGCGAGCAAGCTACATCCTCACGCCGCGCACCCGTATCTCGTTCGAGGCGCTCAACCTGACCGATGAGCCACGCCTGGCGGACATGCCCATATCCGGCAATATCCAAGCCTATGAAGGATACGGGAAAAGCTATTTCCTAGGTGTGAAGCACAGGTTCTAG
- a CDS encoding alpha/beta hydrolase has product MMKCLAFAGLCISMASLTACEAVPPQQAASEPQQPRSVSQSVEPSDIFQDVEYLRTPQRALHLDIYLHPKAHEEPVPLLVYFHGGGWARGAPPETWTGFRRYLNAGFSVATVEYRLSGEARAPAAVQDARCALHWLGGNAARLGVDPSRIVLYGTSAGGHIALMAGLLDDENAIDAPACANPPRAAAILDFYGPTDLTVLKSRSGQRHPTVVAFTGDGEEGEQIEKLVSPIFHITADSPPIFMVHGTSDPVVPIDQSHRLATELEKAGIRHKLSVVSGGGHGKFDDSEKASVFDDALHFLRDQGIVEPAP; this is encoded by the coding sequence ATGATGAAATGTTTGGCCTTTGCAGGACTTTGCATCTCTATGGCGAGCCTGACGGCGTGCGAGGCCGTACCCCCGCAACAAGCCGCAAGCGAGCCGCAACAACCCCGCTCCGTGTCGCAGTCGGTCGAGCCGTCTGACATTTTCCAGGATGTCGAGTATCTGCGTACGCCGCAGCGTGCCCTGCATCTCGACATCTATCTTCATCCCAAAGCGCATGAAGAGCCCGTCCCCTTACTGGTCTATTTTCACGGGGGAGGCTGGGCACGCGGTGCACCGCCTGAGACCTGGACCGGTTTCAGGCGCTATCTGAATGCAGGCTTCTCGGTTGCGACGGTCGAGTACAGGCTCAGCGGTGAAGCCCGTGCACCTGCGGCAGTGCAGGATGCCCGGTGCGCCCTTCACTGGCTCGGCGGTAACGCGGCAAGGCTTGGCGTAGACCCGTCCCGGATCGTCCTCTATGGAACCTCTGCCGGTGGGCATATCGCGCTTATGGCCGGTCTCCTGGACGATGAGAACGCAATAGATGCACCGGCGTGTGCAAACCCGCCGCGTGCGGCTGCAATTCTTGATTTTTATGGCCCGACGGACCTGACCGTTCTGAAGTCCAGATCAGGTCAGCGCCACCCGACGGTTGTGGCGTTCACGGGCGACGGCGAGGAGGGCGAACAGATCGAGAAGCTGGTGTCTCCCATCTTTCACATTACGGCCGACAGCCCACCGATCTTCATGGTCCACGGAACGTCTGACCCGGTCGTGCCGATCGACCAGTCGCACAGGCTGGCCACTGAGCTGGAGAAGGCGGGAATACGTCACAAGCTGAGTGTGGTGTCGGGCGGCGGACATGGAAAATTTGATGACAGTGAGAAGGCGTCGGTCTTCGACGATGCCCTGCATTTTCTTCGCGACCAGGGCATAGTGGAGCCAGCCCCGTGA
- a CDS encoding alginate lyase family protein, whose amino-acid sequence MQTSLSDAPIFEQSVNDIERQLRARMKAGVPVPAPVDAGGGYTHEQHKQNGKTIYEAGMLYELTGDPQYRDFAASILMDYASLYPGLGLHPQQKEQSPGRLFWQSLNEAVWLVYAIQGYDAIKPDIDAATQAEIEIGVIRPMVQFLSEGQPETFNKIHNHGTWATAAVGMAGYVLNEQDWVEQALLGLDQSGEAGFLRQLDELFSPDGYYAEGPYYQRYALMPFVLFAQAIEKNEPERGIFKYRDGVLLKAVYATVQQSYAGRFFPINDAIREKGLNTVELKYALAIAYDLTSDTSLLDVAAMQDGVVPTPEGRVLAHDMAAGMATPFNFKSVLLRDGPSGAQGALAVLRSGDERDAAAVVFKPTSQGLGHGHFDRLGLIYYDDGHEVVADYGAARFLNVEPKNGGRYLPENESWAKQSIAHNVLVVDQQSQFGGDWKVAQDHAPRMLAFEAGGNVQFTAACFDTAYDGVSLQRLVAMVPRPRGGQYVIDVMRARSDAHRSYDLPVHFKGQLIETGFDLDHATEKLIPIGTGNGYQHLWQRAVSQPLDAVSNMSWLIEDQFYTLTFAANAPVTAYLTQLGANDPNDNLRREQALILRANAADADFVSVYERHGRYDNDEEITVFSGGSITDITQRVEGGTTVYTINDMSGGQTFIIWADDPAPQANHSIMLDGETVGWTGPVLVWRPEN is encoded by the coding sequence GTGCAGACCAGCCTGTCTGATGCCCCCATCTTCGAGCAGTCGGTAAATGACATTGAGCGTCAGTTGCGGGCCCGCATGAAAGCTGGCGTTCCAGTTCCTGCTCCCGTCGATGCAGGCGGCGGGTACACTCATGAACAGCACAAGCAGAACGGCAAGACCATCTACGAAGCCGGTATGCTCTATGAATTGACCGGTGATCCGCAGTATCGGGACTTCGCCGCTTCAATCCTGATGGACTATGCCAGCTTGTATCCCGGGCTCGGGCTTCATCCGCAACAGAAGGAACAGTCGCCAGGACGGCTTTTCTGGCAAAGCCTGAATGAGGCTGTCTGGCTGGTGTATGCCATCCAGGGCTATGACGCGATCAAACCGGATATCGATGCCGCAACGCAGGCTGAAATCGAGATAGGTGTGATCCGCCCGATGGTGCAGTTCCTGTCCGAAGGCCAGCCTGAAACCTTCAACAAGATACATAATCACGGCACATGGGCCACCGCCGCTGTCGGTATGGCGGGCTATGTCCTGAACGAACAAGACTGGGTGGAACAGGCACTTCTGGGGCTCGACCAATCGGGAGAAGCCGGATTCCTGCGCCAGCTGGACGAGTTGTTCTCACCGGACGGTTACTACGCCGAAGGCCCATACTATCAGCGCTATGCCCTGATGCCCTTCGTCCTGTTTGCGCAGGCGATTGAGAAGAATGAGCCCGAACGCGGCATCTTCAAGTATCGCGACGGCGTCTTGCTGAAAGCGGTCTATGCAACGGTCCAGCAGAGCTATGCGGGCCGGTTCTTCCCGATCAATGATGCCATCAGGGAAAAGGGGCTCAACACTGTAGAACTGAAATACGCGCTTGCGATTGCCTACGACCTGACCAGTGACACCTCACTGCTGGATGTCGCGGCGATGCAGGATGGCGTGGTTCCGACCCCGGAAGGCAGGGTGCTCGCACACGATATGGCTGCCGGCATGGCGACGCCGTTCAATTTTAAATCTGTTCTGCTTCGGGATGGCCCGTCAGGAGCCCAGGGGGCTCTGGCTGTCCTGCGCTCAGGAGACGAGCGCGATGCAGCGGCCGTGGTTTTCAAACCAACCTCCCAGGGTTTGGGCCACGGCCATTTCGACCGGCTCGGCCTTATCTATTATGATGACGGGCATGAAGTGGTGGCCGATTATGGTGCCGCGCGCTTCCTGAATGTCGAACCCAAGAATGGAGGTCGCTACCTTCCTGAGAACGAGAGTTGGGCGAAGCAGTCCATCGCGCACAATGTTCTCGTTGTTGATCAGCAGAGCCAGTTTGGCGGCGACTGGAAGGTCGCACAGGACCATGCGCCGCGCATGCTCGCCTTCGAAGCAGGTGGGAACGTTCAGTTCACCGCCGCATGTTTCGATACCGCCTATGATGGCGTGTCGCTTCAGCGGCTTGTGGCGATGGTGCCGCGTCCGAGGGGCGGCCAGTATGTGATCGATGTGATGCGGGCACGCAGCGATGCCCATCGCAGCTATGATCTCCCGGTTCATTTCAAGGGACAGCTGATCGAGACAGGTTTCGACCTGGACCATGCCACGGAAAAGCTGATCCCGATCGGTACAGGGAATGGATACCAGCATTTGTGGCAGCGGGCCGTCTCCCAGCCACTGGACGCAGTTTCCAACATGTCATGGCTGATCGAGGACCAGTTCTATACGCTGACCTTCGCCGCGAACGCACCTGTCACAGCCTATCTCACCCAACTTGGTGCGAACGACCCGAACGACAATCTCCGGCGTGAGCAGGCCCTCATCCTGCGCGCCAATGCCGCCGATGCCGACTTTGTGTCGGTTTATGAGCGGCATGGGCGCTATGACAATGACGAGGAGATCACGGTCTTCTCCGGAGGCTCGATCACCGACATCACGCAGCGTGTTGAGGGTGGGACGACCGTTTACACGATTAACGACATGTCCGGCGGCCAGACATTCATCATCTGGGCCGACGACCCGGCCCCGCAAGCCAATCACTCAATCATGCTCGATGGCGAGACTGTCGGTTGGACCGGACCTGTCCTGGTCTGGCGTCCGGAAAACTGA
- a CDS encoding cupin domain-containing protein has translation MSNTLVRSDLFMHSPRQDAEKVAPGIHRKLLGYDSDLMLVKVWFDKGAVGEVHAHPHTQTAYVVEGKFEVYVDGRTEVLEAGGCFFVPSGAEHGAVCLEEGILLDIFTPARMDFLGQDEGW, from the coding sequence ATGTCGAACACGCTGGTCCGCTCGGATCTGTTCATGCACAGCCCTCGCCAGGATGCTGAGAAAGTCGCACCGGGCATTCACCGCAAGCTTCTTGGCTATGACAGTGATCTCATGCTGGTGAAAGTCTGGTTCGACAAGGGCGCTGTCGGCGAAGTTCACGCCCATCCGCACACACAGACCGCCTATGTCGTCGAAGGCAAGTTCGAAGTCTATGTCGATGGCAGGACAGAGGTGCTGGAAGCCGGTGGCTGCTTCTTCGTACCGTCCGGTGCCGAGCATGGAGCTGTTTGTCTGGAAGAGGGCATCCTGCTCGACATCTTCACCCCCGCCCGGATGGATTTTCTCGGCCAGGATGAGGGCTGGTAG
- a CDS encoding MFS transporter: protein MQIKGLRWWVVSLVALATVINYIDRQTLSVLWPDISAELYPDKSAAQVDQIYGFISVVFIFSYAFGQAIFGKIFDWIGTRIGFALSIGVWSVATILHAFARGVVSFSLFRSILGIAEAGNWPGAAKANAEWFPTRERAFAQGIFNSGAAIGGLVSIPIIGFLSIHFSWHMIFILVGLLGFLWLVPWWVLVKSPPKTHQWLSESERTYILSGQLNQDIDRDGEPDDGYAPGTTEILSRKQSWGVIIASAAIDPIWWLFIVWIPLYLNRVYDMEVKELALYAWVPYFGAMLGAWFGGLLAQNRMKAGWSVNATRKMVISLGCLIMLPALLLLADPSLIATVLGMPDPATTTLATIAVIVMAIILFGFQTAIGNVQTLPSDFYSGKSVGTLAGFAGMAAKLGAAGLTFLVPVITQGDNYAPVFVIGAGLALLALFSVWVLCGRIEPLSPRSAQAK from the coding sequence ATGCAGATCAAGGGTCTCAGATGGTGGGTCGTCAGCCTCGTCGCGCTTGCAACGGTCATCAATTATATCGACCGACAGACGCTAAGCGTTCTGTGGCCGGACATTTCCGCTGAACTCTACCCGGACAAGTCGGCCGCGCAGGTCGACCAGATCTACGGCTTCATCTCCGTCGTCTTCATCTTCTCCTATGCTTTCGGACAAGCCATCTTCGGCAAGATTTTTGACTGGATCGGCACCCGTATCGGCTTTGCGCTGTCAATTGGCGTCTGGTCCGTCGCCACGATCCTGCATGCCTTTGCACGCGGTGTTGTTTCCTTCAGCCTGTTCCGTTCGATCCTTGGGATCGCCGAAGCCGGTAACTGGCCGGGCGCCGCCAAGGCCAATGCCGAGTGGTTCCCGACCAGGGAGCGTGCCTTCGCGCAGGGTATCTTCAATTCTGGTGCGGCTATCGGCGGACTGGTCTCGATCCCGATTATCGGCTTTCTTTCCATCCACTTCAGCTGGCACATGATCTTCATCCTTGTCGGCCTGCTCGGTTTTCTGTGGCTGGTGCCGTGGTGGGTGCTGGTAAAATCCCCACCAAAAACCCACCAGTGGCTGAGTGAGAGCGAGCGGACCTACATCCTCTCCGGTCAGCTCAACCAGGATATCGACCGCGACGGTGAACCCGATGACGGCTATGCGCCGGGCACGACAGAGATACTGAGCCGTAAGCAGAGCTGGGGCGTCATCATCGCGTCGGCAGCGATCGATCCGATCTGGTGGCTCTTCATTGTCTGGATTCCGCTTTACCTGAACCGTGTCTACGACATGGAGGTCAAGGAGCTCGCTCTCTATGCCTGGGTACCATATTTCGGCGCGATGCTCGGGGCCTGGTTTGGCGGACTTCTGGCGCAGAACCGTATGAAGGCGGGCTGGTCGGTCAATGCCACACGCAAGATGGTGATCTCGCTGGGCTGCCTCATCATGTTGCCCGCCCTGTTATTGCTGGCAGACCCGTCCCTGATCGCAACCGTTCTTGGCATGCCGGACCCGGCAACAACGACGCTGGCCACAATTGCCGTCATTGTCATGGCCATCATCCTGTTCGGCTTTCAGACCGCAATCGGCAATGTGCAGACCCTGCCGAGCGACTTCTATAGCGGGAAGTCCGTTGGAACACTCGCAGGCTTTGCCGGCATGGCGGCCAAACTCGGCGCCGCGGGGCTCACCTTTCTCGTCCCGGTGATCACACAGGGCGACAATTACGCCCCGGTCTTTGTTATCGGCGCCGGTCTCGCCCTGCTTGCGCTCTTTTCGGTCTGGGTCCTTTGCGGACGGATCGAACCGCTCAGCCCCCGCAGCGCCCAAGCCAAGTAA